From the Flavobacterium galactosidilyticum genome, one window contains:
- a CDS encoding PAS domain S-box protein, with the protein MRQNADGSLCFPYASTAVEEIYGLTFPEIENNANKIFENIHPEDLDQVVFSIKETKTKLIPLKVEYRYFHPEKGLVWHNVNSLPIVEPEGTVICHGIVTDVTERILAEQKIIKTNRLYSFISQMNQMIVRTTDERALYNEACNIAVNTGKFKMAWIGVIDESSREIIPVQVAGSDYEYFARINSISIDDEVLGRGPAGCAIRDDRYVICNDIETDPSMLPWRNEALFCGYLSLMAVPIKKFGKVIGVICFYSGEKCFFDSEEIILLEGATNDISFALEIFEKEALRKKAEEAIVESERRYHTLTEFSSVGIFRTDPSGFTTYVNPFWCKISGLTFEEGIGNGWINAVHEDDRKTIFQKWELATTTKSSSIEEYRFVRPDGSIAWVMGQAIPEINFRNEIVGYVGTITDISERKIAEEAILEEKKFSEMIINNLPGIFYLYDENGVIMNWNKNFEVVSGYSANELAQMNPLDFFDDDLKNKIKARIENVFERDTAGTEIEFFTKNKNKIPFYINSQYFEYKGKKRIVGMGLDLSELKKAEEKIKIANERYEMISAATKDAVFELDLVTGESWNNKNFIDLFGFGSAKSNGYEYREIWRSKIHLDDRARVTEKLDYSYRDSVNLWSDEFRFPKADGSYGLFYARGIISRDEDGKAVRLNGAMIEITELYNVKKQLISSEEKYKSLIDQASDAVFTNNVSGDLLEVNESACNLLGYTKEELCTKNISDLYSPEELKVRPIMYKELLRGEQTMLERNMLHKNGSLIAVEITAKMIVDGRIVAFVRDISERKMINDEFTKMHKKMEAILGAIPDLLFEVDLEGKIYNYHSSRNDLLAIPASMFLGKNFTEILPSDAANLCLSAVHEASEKGFSSGRQYTLQLENGLHWFELSVAPM; encoded by the coding sequence ATAATGCTAATAAAATTTTTGAGAATATTCATCCTGAAGACTTAGATCAAGTTGTATTCAGTATAAAGGAAACTAAAACGAAATTAATTCCACTAAAAGTAGAATACCGTTATTTTCATCCTGAAAAAGGATTAGTATGGCATAACGTGAATTCTCTACCAATAGTTGAGCCTGAAGGAACAGTAATTTGCCACGGCATTGTTACGGATGTTACTGAGCGAATTTTGGCAGAACAGAAAATCATTAAAACCAATAGACTTTATTCGTTTATTAGTCAGATGAATCAGATGATCGTACGTACAACTGATGAAAGAGCACTTTATAATGAGGCATGCAACATTGCGGTAAACACCGGTAAATTTAAAATGGCATGGATAGGTGTGATTGATGAAAGTTCCAGAGAAATAATTCCCGTTCAAGTTGCAGGAAGTGATTATGAATACTTTGCTAGAATTAATTCTATATCAATAGACGATGAGGTTTTAGGTAGAGGTCCTGCTGGCTGCGCGATTAGAGATGACAGATATGTTATTTGTAATGATATTGAAACTGACCCTAGTATGTTGCCATGGAGGAATGAAGCTTTATTTTGCGGTTATTTATCTCTAATGGCGGTACCAATAAAAAAATTCGGGAAAGTAATAGGAGTGATTTGTTTTTATTCTGGTGAAAAATGTTTTTTTGATTCTGAAGAAATAATCTTGCTAGAAGGAGCTACTAACGATATTTCTTTTGCATTAGAAATTTTTGAAAAAGAAGCTTTACGCAAAAAAGCAGAGGAAGCTATTGTAGAAAGTGAGCGAAGATATCACACTTTGACTGAGTTTTCTTCAGTAGGAATTTTTAGAACTGATCCATCTGGTTTTACTACTTATGTTAATCCATTTTGGTGCAAAATTTCAGGACTGACTTTTGAAGAAGGAATAGGAAATGGTTGGATTAATGCGGTGCACGAGGACGATAGAAAAACAATCTTTCAGAAATGGGAACTAGCTACAACTACAAAAAGCTCATCAATAGAAGAGTATCGTTTTGTTCGCCCAGACGGTTCAATAGCTTGGGTGATGGGGCAAGCTATTCCAGAAATAAATTTTAGAAATGAGATTGTAGGCTACGTAGGCACTATAACTGATATTAGCGAGCGTAAGATTGCCGAAGAAGCAATTTTAGAAGAGAAAAAATTCTCAGAAATGATCATTAATAATCTTCCAGGTATTTTTTATCTCTATGATGAAAATGGCGTTATCATGAACTGGAATAAAAATTTCGAGGTAGTTTCTGGCTATAGTGCAAATGAATTAGCGCAAATGAATCCGCTTGATTTTTTTGACGATGATTTAAAAAATAAAATAAAAGCAAGAATAGAAAACGTGTTCGAAAGAGATACTGCAGGAACAGAAATTGAATTCTTTACAAAAAATAAAAATAAAATTCCTTTTTATATAAATTCTCAATATTTTGAATATAAAGGCAAAAAAAGGATTGTAGGAATGGGATTAGATCTTTCTGAATTAAAAAAAGCAGAAGAAAAGATAAAAATTGCAAACGAAAGATATGAAATGATTTCTGCTGCTACTAAGGATGCCGTTTTTGAATTAGATTTAGTGACCGGAGAAAGCTGGAATAATAAAAATTTTATTGATCTTTTTGGTTTTGGTAGTGCAAAAAGTAATGGATATGAATATCGAGAAATATGGCGATCTAAGATTCATCTAGACGATAGAGCGCGTGTTACTGAAAAACTGGATTACTCATATAGGGATTCTGTAAATTTATGGTCCGATGAGTTTAGATTCCCAAAAGCAGACGGAAGTTATGGGTTATTTTATGCAAGAGGAATCATCTCAAGAGATGAAGATGGAAAAGCTGTCCGCTTAAACGGAGCTATGATTGAAATTACAGAATTGTACAACGTTAAAAAGCAGTTGATCAGCAGTGAAGAGAAATACAAAAGCCTTATTGATCAAGCTTCAGATGCTGTTTTTACTAATAATGTTTCAGGAGATTTACTTGAAGTCAATGAAAGCGCTTGTAATTTGTTAGGTTACACTAAAGAAGAACTTTGCACAAAAAACATTTCAGATTTATACAGTCCTGAAGAACTTAAGGTAAGACCAATAATGTACAAAGAGCTGTTACGTGGTGAGCAAACTATGCTGGAACGTAATATGCTTCATAAAAATGGATCTTTAATTGCTGTCGAAATTACAGCAAAAATGATTGTAGATGGTAGGATTGTTGCCTTTGTAAGAGATATAAGTGAACGCAAAATGATAAATGACGAGTTTACGAAAATGCATAAAAAAATGGAAGCCATCCTTGGCGCTATTCCAGACTTATTGTTTGAAGTAGATTTAGAAGGTAAAATTTATAATTACCATTCTAGTCGAAATGATTTATTAGCAATACCAGCTAGTATGTTTTTAGGGAAAAACTTCACCGAAATATTACCTTCTGATGCAGCTAATTTATGTTTGTCAGCCGTACACGAAGCTTCAGAAAAAGGATTTTCATCTGGGAGGCAATATACGTTACAATTAGAAAATGGGTTGCATTGGTTTGAACTCTCTGTAGCTCCTATGTAA